Proteins found in one Nitrosopumilus maritimus SCM1 genomic segment:
- a CDS encoding PEFG-CTERM sorting domain-containing protein has protein sequence MKTIAICSLFVLFAMVAGLVATTPAAFANHPEVTIVPASGSGAPGCEETADGCYIPSTATVDVGGVVIMSNTDTAAHTYTSGTPDDGPDGIFDTSLLMAGSSFEWSPTEEGEYPYFCMVHPWMQGTIIAAAAGADDHGDDGGELMVSIADSQVLGGTQIELTFSELHVNYDITATQGGEVVLQETNQHAMESTATHQIDALGADDNPIDVEIVSLGIGAPGAEADWTGPTGVVATAKVVPEFGTIVMMVLTVAIISIVAVTAKSRVIPRF, from the coding sequence ATGAAGACTATAGCAATTTGCTCTCTCTTCGTACTATTTGCAATGGTAGCTGGATTAGTTGCAACAACGCCAGCAGCATTTGCAAACCATCCAGAAGTCACAATCGTACCAGCATCAGGTTCTGGTGCACCAGGTTGTGAAGAAACAGCAGATGGATGTTACATTCCAAGTACTGCAACAGTTGATGTTGGAGGTGTTGTAATCATGTCAAATACTGACACTGCAGCACACACATACACTTCAGGAACTCCAGATGATGGACCAGACGGTATCTTTGATACTAGTTTGTTAATGGCCGGAAGTTCATTTGAATGGAGTCCAACTGAAGAAGGTGAATATCCTTACTTCTGTATGGTACATCCTTGGATGCAAGGTACGATTATAGCTGCAGCAGCAGGAGCTGACGATCATGGTGACGATGGCGGTGAATTAATGGTTTCAATTGCAGATTCACAAGTATTGGGTGGAACACAAATTGAACTTACATTCAGCGAATTACACGTCAACTATGACATTACTGCAACACAAGGTGGCGAAGTAGTCCTACAAGAAACTAATCAACACGCAATGGAGTCTACAGCAACGCATCAAATTGATGCACTAGGTGCTGATGACAATCCAATTGATGTAGAAATTGTTTCTCTAGGAATTGGAGCACCAGGTGCTGAAGCAGATTGGACTGGACCAACAGGTGTAGTTGCAACTGCTAAAGTTGTTCCAGAATTTGGTACAATCGTAATGATGGTACTAACTGTTGCAATCATAAGCATTGTAGCAGTAACTGCAAAATCTAGAGTTATTCCAAGATTTTAG